The Leifsonia sp. ZF2019 DNA segment ACTGGCACGAGGACACGGGCACCACCAGCGCCGGCCGCCCCAAGAGCGACGCCGACGACTACCGGTACTTCCCCGAGCCGGATCTGGTCCCCGTGGCTCCGAGCCGCGAGTGGGTCGAGGAGCTGCGCGGCACCCTGCCCGAGCAGCCTGCGGCCCGCCGCAAGCGTCTCGCGGCCGACTGGGGCTTCACCGCTCTGGAGTTCCAGGACGTGGAGAACGCCGACCTGCTCGACGAGGTCGAGGCGACCGTCGCCGCGGGTGCGACCGCGGCGGCTGCGCGCAAGTGGTGGACCGGCGAGATCGCCCGTCTGGCGAACGCGTCGAACGTCCCGGCGGGAACGCTGGTGAGCCCGGAGCACGTCGCCGAGCTGGCCGGCCTCGTCGAGGCGGGAACGCTCACCGACCGCCTCGCGCGCCAGGTGCTGGAGGGTGTGGTCGCCGGCGAGGGCCGGCCGCAGGAGGTCGTGGACGCCCGCGGACTCGCGGTCGTCTCCGACGACGGCGCGCTCATCGCGGCGATCGACGAGGCGCTGGCCGCTCAGCCGGACGTGCTCGCGAAGATCCGCGACGGCAAGGTGCAGGCCGCCGGCGCCGTCATCGGCGCGGTCATGAAGGCCATGAAAGGCCAGGCCGACGCCGCCCGCGTGCGTGAGCTCGTCCTGGAGCGCTCCGCGCAGTAGGAGGCACGGACCATACCGGCGGAGCCCCGCACGCGCCCAGGTGTGCGGGGCTCCGCCGTGCCCGGCTCAGGGACAGTGCGCAGGTTCGGGCGGCAGAGTGGGCGCATGGGCGTCTTCACTCTGGGTGGGTTGACCTCGGTCCCCGCCGCCTCACGCACCGACCTGCTCGCACCCGCCGTTCTCGACGCGCTGACGGTGCGCGGCCTGCTCGACGACGTGGGAGTGGTCGAGATCGACCCCGGCGTCTCCGACACCGCCGCCACCCGGGAGCGATTCGGCCTGGATGCGGCGACGCTCGCCAATTGCGTGGTCGTCGGCGGCAGACGCGAAGGGGCCGAGCGCATCGCGGCGTGCGTCGTCCTGTCGACGACCCGCGCCGACGTCAACGGCACGGTGAAGCGTCTGCTCGACGTGCGCAAGGCGTCCTTCCTGCCGATGGACCGCGCTGTCGAGCTGACCGGGATGGAGTACGGCGGGATCACCCCCATCGGGCTGCCGGCCGACTGGCCGGTGCTCGTCGACGCGCGCGTCGGGCGGGCGGATGTCGTGATCGTGGGGTCGGGCGTCCGCCGGTCGAAGATCCTCGTGCCCGGACGGCTGCTCGCCGCGCTGCCGCAGGCACGGATCGTCGACGGGCTCGGGACGGAGATCCCGGCAGCATGAGCGGCTTCCTCGCTCCGGTGCGATCGCGCCTGGTCGAGACGCTCGCGGGCCGTTCCGATGTCGTCCCTGAATGGATCCTCCGGCTGGAGGACGGCGACGACGCCGGCTACTTCGGTCCCGGCAGCGCCGCTTGGGTGGTGCACGGCGGGATGCCGACGCTGGTCGCCGGCATCCGCGCGTTGCTGCTGCAAGCCCTCCACCTCGGGGCGCTCGCGGGGGTGCGGGAGTTCTCCCGCTATCGCGAGGATCCGCTCGGCCGGCTGGCCGGGACGATCCGATGGATCCACACCGTGACCTACGGCAGCACCGGGCAGGCGATCGCCGGGTCCGAGATGGTGCGGTCGCTGCACCGCCGCGTGGCGGGCACCTTCGTCGACGGTCACGGCATCACGCGGCCCTATTCGGCCGAGGACCCCGAACTGGCCCGGTGGGTCCACCTGGCCTTCACCGACGCCTTCCTGACCGCGCACGAGAGGTGGGGCGGACCCATCCCGGGCGGCGCCGACGGCTATGTCGCAGAGTGGACGCGCGCCGCCCGGTTGATGGGCGTGGACGACGCGCCGGGCACGGCGGCCGGCCTGCGCTCGGCCATCGGCGCCGTGACGGAGGCGGGCGACCTGCGCGGAGGACCCGAGGTGGACGAGATCGTCCGCTTCATCCGCCGTCCTCCGGTGCGGCGCCTGCTCCGCCCGTCGTACCGGGTGCTGTTCCGTGCCGCCGTCTCGACGCTGGAGCCGCGTCACCGGCAGCTCCTCGGCTTCCCGGAGCGACCCTCCGAGCGCCTGCTCCCGCTCGATCGGGCGACGGCTGCGGTGCTGCGCGGGGCGGGCGGCCTCCTCGGTCCGCAGACCCAGGCGGAGCTCGCCGCCCGCCGCCGTCTGAGCAGACTGTCAGAAGATCGCGGCGACGCGTAGCGACCCGTCGGCTCCGAACGGAGTTACGCTGTCTCCTGCGCCCGCTCGGAGGTGAGCGGACCTCATGTACCGGAGGTGCACATGACCGCGACCGTTCCGCAGAGACCGGACGACATCGAGTCGAAGGGGTTGAAGGACGGCGCGCTCGGACTCGTGTCCAGCGTCGTCGTCGGTGTCGCATCCACGGCCCCGGCCTACAGCTTGGCCGCGAGCCTCGGATTCATCGTCGTCGGCGGCACGCTCGCCGCCGGGGTGAAGGCGCCCGGGATCGTCCTCCTGGCGTTCGTGCCGATGTACCTGATCGCCGTCGCCTACCAGGAGCTCAACAAGGCCGAGCCGGACTGCGGCACCACCTTCACCTGGGCCACCCGGGCGTTCGGACCGGTGACCGGCTGGATGGGCGGATGGGGGATCATCGTCGCGGACGTGATCGTCATGGCCAACCTGGCCCAGATCGCCGGCTCCTACTCGTTCACGTTCGTCGGCAGCTTCGGGCTGCCGGCGGTCTCGGCCCTGGCGTCCAACGTCGTCGCGACGACCATCGCCGGCCTGATCTGGATCGCGCTCATGACGTGGATCTGCTATCGCGGCATCGAGATCTCCGCCCGGCTGCAGTACGTGCTGCTGGGCTTCGAGGTCGTCATCCTGATCTTCTTCGCGGTGTTCGCGCTGGTTCGGGTGTACACGGGCACCGCCGAGCCGTACTCGCTCATCCCGCAATGGGACTGGTTCAATCCGTTCACGCTCGACTTCGCCAAGACCATCGCCCCGGCGATGCTGACGGCGATCTTCATCTACTGGGGCTGGGACACGGCGGTGTCGATCAACGAGGAGACGAAGGACCCGGGCAAGACCCCCGGCCGCGCAGCGGTGATCAGCACCCTGCTGCTGCTCGGCACCTACGCCGTCGTCACCGTCGCGACCGTGGCCTTCGCGGGCGTCGGGGACAAGGGCATCGGCCTCGCGAACCCCGCCAACTCCGGCGACGTCTTCTCGGCCATCGGCCCGACCCTGTTCGGCGGGGGAGTCGTCGGCTCGATCCTGATGGCTCTCCTGGGCTTCTCGATCCTGACCTCCGCCTCGGCGTCCACGCAGACCACGATCCTGCCGACCGCGCGCACCGCGCTCTCGATGGCGGCGTACAAGGCCATCCCGACGCAGTTCGCCCGCATCCACCCGAAGTTCCTCACCCCCACCTGGGCGACGATCGGGATGGGACTCGTCTCGGCGCTCTTCTACCTGATCTTCACCTTCATCAGCTCGTCGCTGCTGAACGCGCTGATCGGCTCCATCGGCTTGATGATCGCCTTCTACTACGGGCTCACCGGGTTCGCCTGCGTGTGGTTCTACCGCAAGACGCTCTTCACCTCCTTCCGCCATGTCGTCATGCGCGGCGTCTTCCCGTTCGTCGGAGGCGTCATGCTGCTGGCGGTGTTCGTCTACGGCCTCATCAGCTTCTCGGCGCCGGACTGGCTGACGGACGACAACGGCAAGAACGTCACGATCTTCGGCATCGGCGCCGAGGCCGTGGTCGGCGTCGGCGGCCTGCTGATCGGCCTCGTGCTGATGGCCATCTGGTGGTGGCGCAAGCCGGACTACTTCCGCGGCAAGACCCTTCCGAAGCGATCGCACGCCCTCGTGCTCGCGCCGGCGGGGGTGCCGACCTTCGGCCTCCCCGACTCGACGCCGGCCCGCACCGTCATCGCGCCCGACCGGTCGAATCTTCCCCCTGG contains these protein-coding regions:
- a CDS encoding YbaK/EbsC family protein, which produces MGVFTLGGLTSVPAASRTDLLAPAVLDALTVRGLLDDVGVVEIDPGVSDTAATRERFGLDAATLANCVVVGGRREGAERIAACVVLSTTRADVNGTVKRLLDVRKASFLPMDRAVELTGMEYGGITPIGLPADWPVLVDARVGRADVVIVGSGVRRSKILVPGRLLAALPQARIVDGLGTEIPAA
- a CDS encoding oxygenase MpaB family protein, coding for MSGFLAPVRSRLVETLAGRSDVVPEWILRLEDGDDAGYFGPGSAAWVVHGGMPTLVAGIRALLLQALHLGALAGVREFSRYREDPLGRLAGTIRWIHTVTYGSTGQAIAGSEMVRSLHRRVAGTFVDGHGITRPYSAEDPELARWVHLAFTDAFLTAHERWGGPIPGGADGYVAEWTRAARLMGVDDAPGTAAGLRSAIGAVTEAGDLRGGPEVDEIVRFIRRPPVRRLLRPSYRVLFRAAVSTLEPRHRQLLGFPERPSERLLPLDRATAAVLRGAGGLLGPQTQAELAARRRLSRLSEDRGDA
- a CDS encoding APC family permease — its product is MTATVPQRPDDIESKGLKDGALGLVSSVVVGVASTAPAYSLAASLGFIVVGGTLAAGVKAPGIVLLAFVPMYLIAVAYQELNKAEPDCGTTFTWATRAFGPVTGWMGGWGIIVADVIVMANLAQIAGSYSFTFVGSFGLPAVSALASNVVATTIAGLIWIALMTWICYRGIEISARLQYVLLGFEVVILIFFAVFALVRVYTGTAEPYSLIPQWDWFNPFTLDFAKTIAPAMLTAIFIYWGWDTAVSINEETKDPGKTPGRAAVISTLLLLGTYAVVTVATVAFAGVGDKGIGLANPANSGDVFSAIGPTLFGGGVVGSILMALLGFSILTSASASTQTTILPTARTALSMAAYKAIPTQFARIHPKFLTPTWATIGMGLVSALFYLIFTFISSSLLNALIGSIGLMIAFYYGLTGFACVWFYRKTLFTSFRHVVMRGVFPFVGGVMLLAVFVYGLISFSAPDWLTDDNGKNVTIFGIGAEAVVGVGGLLIGLVLMAIWWWRKPDYFRGKTLPKRSHALVLAPAGVPTFGLPDSTPARTVIAPDRSNLPPGQIPLNAETLEPIEPTDGPATPREDGT